A DNA window from Anas platyrhynchos isolate ZD024472 breed Pekin duck chromosome 33, IASCAAS_PekinDuck_T2T, whole genome shotgun sequence contains the following coding sequences:
- the VASP gene encoding LOW QUALITY PROTEIN: vasodilator-stimulated phosphoprotein (The sequence of the model RefSeq protein was modified relative to this genomic sequence to represent the inferred CDS: inserted 1 base in 1 codon), which produces MSETVLCSARATVLLYDEAQKQWVAAGGGPQTPSCVQLYHHPGNHAFRLVGRKMQPDQQVVLNCPLGRGLRYSQATPQFHQWRGPRWVWGLSFSAPREAALFADAVLRALRALEEGPSQPWPEPEPPEESQERQAPEEPERRVAATAAPAGPPGGPPPPPGPPPPPGPPPPPGPPPTAGVPPAPPLPGGAGAAGGGSGGGSGFAAAIAGAKLRKVGKDEAPSGGPPPAAPPKGGGGGGGLMEEMSAMLARRRKATLQGDKPAPKRDEDGTNDDAEPGARTAAQPAEPVRRPWEKASSTLPRMKSAAXTEPPSAADEPDLERLKQELLEEVRRELQKMKEEIIEAFVVELRKRGAP; this is translated from the exons aTGAG CGAGACGGTGCTGTGCAGCGCCCGCGCCACGGTGCTGCTCTACGACGAGGCCCAGAAGCAGTgggtggcggcgggggggggcccccagacccccagctGCGTCCAGCTCTACCACCACCCTGGCAACCACGCCTTCCGCCTGGTGGGGCGCAAGATGCAGCCcgaccagcag gtggtGCTGAACTGCCCGCTGGGGCGGGGGCTGCGCTACAGCCAGGCCACCCCCCAGTTCCACCAGTGGCGGGGGCCCCGTTGGGTCTGGGGGCTCAGCTTCAGCGCCCCCCGCGAGGCCGCCCTCTTCGCCGACGCCGTCCTGCGGGCGCTGCGGGCGCTGGAGGAGG GACCCTCGCAGCCCTGGCCGGAGCCGGAGCCCCCCGAGGAGAGCCAGGAGAG gcaggcACCGGAGGAGCCAGAGCGGCGTGTGGCGGCTACAG CTGCTCCGGCCGGACCCCCAGGGGGACCCCCACCACCACCcggcccccccccacctccgggcccccccccaccaccaggacccccccccaccgctGGGGTCCCGCCAGCCCCCCCTTTACCTGGGGGtgcgggggctgccggggggggctcgggggggggctccggctTCGCTGCTGCCATTGCAGGGGCTAAACTCAGGAAAGTCGGCAAG GATGAGGCACCCAGTGGGGGGCCCCCCCCTGCCGCCccccccaagggtggggggggcggggggggcttGATGGAGGAGATGAGCGCTATGCTGGCCCGACG gaggaaGGCCACCCTGCAGGGGGACAAGCCAGCACCAAAGAGGGACGAGGACGGCACCAAC GACGACGCGGAGCCGGGCGCTAGGACCGCAGCGCAGCCCGCGG AGCCTGTGAGGAGGCCGTGGGAGAAGGCGAGCAGCACGTTGCCAAG GATGAAGTCGGCTG CTACCGAGCCCCCCAGTGCTGCGGATGAGCCCGACCTGGAACGGCTCAAACAG gagctgctggaggaggtgcGGCGGGAGCTGCAGAAGATGAAGGAGGAGATCATTgagg cattcGTGGTGGAGCTGCGGAAGCGGGGTGCCCCCtag
- the OPA3 gene encoding optic atrophy 3 protein, protein MVAGAFPIAKLLTLGARQLSRPLAARIKAGARASPFFRAYICLPPAQLYHWVEMRAKMRIMGFRGAAVKPLNEEAAAELGAELLGEAIVFGVGGLCIYLEYARQAGQARRREEEQAAALREMAAGLERMRAELDELKAAASGGGGAEVSSAHGPAPGSAHGPTPGAAHGPAPGPAH, encoded by the exons ATGGTGGCGGGCGCGTTCCCGATCGCCAAGCTGCTGACGCTGGGCGCCCGCCAGCTCAGCCGCCCCCTGGCCGCCCGCATCAAGGCCGGGGCCCGCGCCAGCCCCTTCTTCCGCGCCTACATCTGCCTGCCGCCGGCCCAGC TGTACCACTGGGTGGAGATGCGCGCCAAGATGCGGATCATGGGCTTCCGCGGCGCCGCCGTGAAGCCGCTCAacgaggaggcggcggcggagctGGGCGCCGAGCTGCTGGGCGAAGCGATCGTGTTCGGCGTGGGCGGGCTCTGTATCTACCTGGAGTACGCGCGGCAGGCGGGGCAGGCCCGGCGCCGCGAGGAGGAGCAGGCCGCGGCCTTGCGCGAAATGGCGGCCGGCCTAGAGCGCATGCGCGCCGAGCTCGACGAGCTGAAGGCGGCGGCCagcggagggggcggggccgagGTGAGCTCTGCGCACGGCCCCGCCCCGGGCTCTGCACACGGCCCTACCCCCGGCGCTGCGCAcggccccgcccccggccccgcccatTAA